One window from the genome of Daphnia magna isolate NIES unplaced genomic scaffold, ASM2063170v1.1 Dm_contigs092, whole genome shotgun sequence encodes:
- the LOC116935575 gene encoding uncharacterized protein DDB_G0286299-like — translation MAPKKDSVKTVKTSKFVLVMWSKKVRGKVAFSVQPDATVKDSNQFHNPRIEAEIEDRISLSTKIFSLHLGRVLCHGTKSMCNNDAMKRIEEFSVLLEKESKQDEVSESDSEEDKDDETEEQDENNEDEEEDLSKKNENEDQHETEKKDEREKYVNIEKIKRKLQETKTQFENYKQITKAELEAKDVKIAKLIKLNLFLQTTLPEKIEETARSSKSNKAAEPIAEWNDEVISTVAKLNLNPKQVRELKSKYKSSLLARACLTFCFPSEVLAKSVVKGGNQQLSKDDPKLDEDKVDDICEFVMGRFPESDRKNILNTLGYKVQDLKQKGSALEKSTDAETE, via the exons ATGGCTCCAAAAAAGGATTCAGTTAAGACCGTTAAAACTTCAAAATTCGTACTTGTAATGTGGAGTAAGAAAG TCAGAGGTAAAGTGGCCTTTAGTGTACAGCCAGATGCCACTGTGAAAGATTCAAATCAGTTTCATAATCCGAGAATTGAAGCAGAAATCGAAGATAGAATTTCCCTCTCTACCAAGATATTTTCACTGCACCTGGGCCGTGTTCTGTGTCATG GGACAAAATCTATGTGCAACAACGACGCTATGAAACGCATCGAAGAATTTAGCGTCCTCTTAGAAAAAGAGTCCAAGCAAGATGAGGTCTCAGAATCTGATAGTGAGGAAGACAAAGACGATGAAACCGAAGAACAGGATGAAAACAATGAAGATGAGGAGGAAGATTTAagcaagaaaaatgaaaatgaggaTCAGCACGAAACGGAGAAGAAAGATGAACGTGAAAAATATGTtaacattgaaaaaataaaaaggaaattaCAAGAAACAAAGACACAATTTGAAAACTACAAACAAATAACAAAGGCTGAGCTGGAAGCAAAGGATGTCAAGATTGCCAAATTAATTAAATTGAACTTATTCTTGCAAACAA CCTTACCGGAAAAGATCGAAGAAACCGCAAGATCTTCTAAATCAAACAAAGCCGCTGAGCCCATTGCGGAATGGAATGACGAAGTGATTTCAACAGTG GCGAAGCTTAATTTGAACCCAAAACAAGTAAGGGAATTGAAAAGCAAATACAAGTCCTCACTACTCGCAAGAGCTTGCCTTACCTTTTGCTTCCCTAGTGAAGTATTGGCAAAATCGGTTGTAAAAGGAGGGAATCAGCAATTATCCAAAGACGACCCAAAATTGGACGAAGACAAAGTAGACGATATATGCG AATTTGTCATGGGCCGCTTTCCGGAGTCTGACCGGAAGAACATCTTAAACACCCTTGGATATAAAGTTCAAGATCTGAAGCAGAAGGGCAGCGCATTGGAGAAATCAACGGATGCTGAAACCGAGtaa
- the LOC116935578 gene encoding uncharacterized protein LOC116935578, with protein sequence MLRNLILETPRKVLPKNVTILSGEVKAPSLLRTFHECLVADLETELAFGAVEESKLLPDSLHRRPDLNTTVAFDNFDLFVETLTGKDTLHDTVRIVTQDIPPDGDDFLPLTESEDEDDVTVGTGKRRRAFITRDVSIEPYYKKARMLYEPMLAITDRRRSIPAPGSLNTALDLDFIWMVLLCHSLPNTPMWTGWNSRIVKDVLPLQRVCYLPAIDASPTRADVVKKTMERSVRILKECNQKYISVTYDLAIAKQVLCIQSMEKPKFNNLFIQLGSFHIFLSFFKAVGKFIAESGAPYALTESGVLAA encoded by the exons ATGCTTCGTAATTTGATATTGGAAACGCCTCGCAAAGTTTTGCCGAAAAACGTTACTATTCTTTCCGGAGAAGTTAAAGCACCGAGTCTCCTTAGAACTTTTCATGAATGCTTGGTAGCAG ATTTGGAAACAGAGCTGGCTTTTGGTGCTGTTGAGGAATCGAAATTATTACCTGATAGTTTACATCGCCGACCTGACCTCAACACTACAGTTGCATTTGATAATTTCGACCTTTTCGTCGAAACGCTTACGGGAAAAGATACCTTGCATGACACCGTTAGAATCGTCACACAAGATATTCCTCCTGATGGTGACGACTTTCTTCCTTTGACTGAATCGGAAGACGAAGATGACGTAACCGTGGGAACAGGGAAGCGACGACGAGCATTCATAACAAGAGATGTCTCGATTGAACCTTACTACAAAAAGGCAAGAATGTTGTATGAGCCCATGCTGGCTATAACAGACAGAAGGAGGTCAATTCCAGCACCTGGATCTTTGAATACTGCACTTGATCTCGACTTCATATGGATGGTATTATTATGCCACAGCCTGCCTAATACTCCAATGTGGACTGGATGGAACTCCCGGATTGTCAAAGATGTCCTACCGTTACAAAGAGTATGCTATTTGCCGGCAATAGATGCATCACCAACTCGAGCGGATGTGGTAAAAAAGACAATGGAAAGATCTGTTCGCATCTTGAAGGAGTGTAACCAGAAATATATCTCCGTTACTTACGACCTCGCCATAGCAAAACAAGTGCTATGTATCCAGTCCATGGAAAAGCCGAAATTTAATAACCTTTTTATTCAGCTAGGATCTTTCCACATTTTCCTCTCGTTTTTTAAAGCAGTAGGCAAATTCATTGCTGAGTCTGGTGCTCCATATGCACTAACAGAAAGCGGAGTACTGGCTGCGTGA